The following coding sequences are from one Candidatus Ancaeobacter aquaticus window:
- a CDS encoding aminotransferase class III-fold pyridoxal phosphate-dependent enzyme produces the protein MDVKIKRGEAKEGMSSDELLSIERECCSFGDTVHYLEPPKIFERCEGSYLYDEDGTPYLDIQMWYSAASFGYKNKRLQDALIAQLDTLPQLACQYLHKEKILLASKLVQKCAHAFNAKGRVHFNVGGSQSVDDALKLVRNETGKNHVFAFMGGYHGRTLGASAITSSYRYRRRYGHFGDRASFVPYPYCFRCFYGKKRDDCDLYCVKQFAKLFESEYYTFWDGKANESECAAFFVEAVQGTGGYIVPPKEYFVELKKVLDQRNILLVDDEIQMAFYRTGKFWAIENFGVTPDIVVFGKALTNGLNPLSGVWAKEALINPETFPPGSTHSTFSSNTLGTAIALESVKMMEDENYDRIVPQKGEYFLKQLRQLQKNYPKHIGNVDGLGLTLRVEICAGDSFTPSKELTDKIFEEGLKGKLSSGNKQYGLVLDVGGYYKNVFTIAPAFSITYEEIDLAVALFEQCLHNVGIRD, from the coding sequence TTGGATGTAAAAATCAAACGTGGCGAGGCTAAAGAAGGTATGTCTAGCGATGAGTTGTTATCAATAGAACGTGAGTGCTGTTCTTTCGGAGATACGGTGCATTATCTAGAGCCGCCAAAAATATTTGAAAGATGTGAGGGATCCTATCTCTACGATGAAGATGGGACTCCGTACTTGGATATTCAAATGTGGTATTCGGCAGCCAGTTTCGGGTACAAGAATAAACGTTTACAGGATGCTTTAATTGCTCAACTTGATACACTTCCGCAGCTTGCGTGTCAGTATCTGCATAAAGAAAAGATTCTTCTTGCATCAAAGCTGGTACAAAAATGTGCACATGCTTTTAATGCTAAAGGTCGCGTTCATTTTAATGTAGGAGGATCTCAAAGTGTTGATGATGCATTAAAACTTGTGCGCAATGAGACGGGAAAAAATCATGTTTTTGCTTTTATGGGGGGATACCATGGCCGTACGTTAGGTGCTTCCGCGATTACATCAAGTTATCGTTATAGGCGTCGCTACGGACACTTTGGTGACCGTGCAAGCTTTGTGCCGTATCCATATTGTTTTAGATGTTTCTATGGTAAAAAACGAGATGACTGTGACTTGTATTGTGTAAAGCAATTTGCAAAATTATTTGAGTCAGAATATTATACATTTTGGGATGGAAAAGCTAATGAAAGCGAATGCGCAGCTTTTTTTGTTGAAGCGGTACAGGGAACAGGCGGATACATTGTTCCTCCAAAAGAATATTTTGTAGAATTAAAAAAGGTGCTTGATCAAAGGAATATATTGCTTGTTGACGATGAAATACAAATGGCTTTTTACCGTACCGGTAAATTTTGGGCAATTGAAAACTTTGGGGTTACGCCGGATATTGTTGTTTTTGGTAAAGCTTTAACGAATGGACTTAATCCGCTTTCAGGGGTGTGGGCGAAAGAAGCTTTGATCAATCCGGAGACATTTCCTCCGGGATCAACACATTCAACATTTTCATCGAATACTCTCGGGACGGCGATCGCCCTTGAATCGGTAAAAATGATGGAAGATGAAAATTATGATCGTATTGTTCCTCAGAAAGGGGAGTATTTCCTCAAACAACTTCGCCAGCTACAAAAGAACTACCCAAAACATATTGGAAACGTTGATGGGTTAGGTTTGACACTCCGCGTGGAGATTTGTGCCGGTGACAGTTTTACCCCATCAAAAGAATTAACGGATAAGATATTTGAAGAGGGGTTAAAAGGGAAGTTATCCAGCGGAAATAAACAGTATGGACTCGTTTTAGATGTTGGTGGATACTATAAGAATGTTTTTACTATTGCGCCTGCATTTTCAATTACCTACGAAGAAATAGATCTTGCGGTAGCACTTTTTGAACAGTGTTTACATAACGTTGGAATACGAGATTAG
- the prfB gene encoding peptide chain release factor 2 — protein MKCEVIFDVAQKSDELKKLQEVTAANNFWDDNNKAKETIEKVNILKSWVDPCRDVGDELLSLTELNDLSQDEPEGSSIFEELSSEIVLVEKKLEQLEFKKMLGGPLDGNNAFLSINAGAGGTESCDWAEMLLRMYKRWAERRGFSAEITDILAGEEAGIKNVTLLVKGEFAYGYLNAERGVHRLVRISPFDSNKRRHTSFASIDVIPEVNDEIEIEIDEKDLRIDTYRAGGAGGQKVNKTDSAVRITHIPTNIVAQCQNERSQFQNKATCLKILKARLYEKKEKEKREQLAKEYGEKMDIAWGSQIRSYVFHPYQMVKDHRTDMETSNTQAVMDGDIDMFIEEYLKALK, from the coding sequence ATGAAATGCGAGGTTATCTTTGACGTTGCTCAAAAGTCTGATGAGCTAAAAAAATTACAAGAAGTAACGGCCGCGAACAATTTTTGGGATGATAATAACAAAGCCAAAGAAACGATAGAGAAGGTCAATATACTCAAAAGCTGGGTTGACCCATGCAGGGATGTAGGCGATGAATTATTATCTCTAACGGAACTAAACGACCTATCGCAAGATGAGCCTGAGGGATCATCGATCTTTGAAGAGTTGAGTTCTGAAATTGTACTGGTAGAGAAGAAGCTTGAGCAGCTAGAATTCAAAAAGATGCTTGGCGGTCCTCTCGATGGTAATAACGCGTTTTTGAGCATTAATGCTGGTGCAGGTGGTACTGAATCGTGTGATTGGGCTGAAATGCTTTTAAGAATGTATAAACGTTGGGCAGAACGCCGCGGATTCTCTGCTGAGATAACGGATATATTGGCTGGTGAGGAAGCAGGGATTAAAAATGTAACGCTACTTGTAAAAGGTGAATTTGCATACGGGTATTTGAACGCTGAACGTGGTGTGCATCGACTTGTTAGAATATCTCCTTTTGATTCTAATAAAAGACGGCATACGTCTTTTGCATCGATTGATGTTATCCCTGAAGTCAATGATGAGATAGAAATTGAAATAGATGAAAAAGATTTGAGAATTGACACCTATCGTGCTGGCGGGGCAGGCGGTCAAAAAGTTAATAAGACTGATTCTGCGGTACGAATAACACATATTCCTACTAATATTGTTGCTCAATGTCAAAATGAACGCTCTCAATTTCAGAATAAAGCTACATGTCTTAAGATATTAAAGGCACGTTTGTACGAGAAAAAGGAGAAGGAAAAGAGAGAACAGCTTGCTAAGGAATATGGCGAGAAAATGGATATTGCGTGGGGTAGTCAGATACGTTCATATGTGTTCCATCCGTATCAGATGGTTAAAGACCATAGGACAGATATGGAAACATCTAATACGCAAGCGGTTATGGATGGTGATATTGATATGTTCATAGAGGAGTATCTAAAGGCGTTAAAATAG
- a CDS encoding MtnX-like HAD-IB family phosphatase, whose amino-acid sequence MDRKMDTYSVFCDFDGTITVKDTTDEILRAFADKEWESVENEWLSGAFGSEECLRRQMKLVKATENELIALLDTIEIDPFFLQFVSFCKKKNISVTVVSDGFDYIINYILNKHQLGHLPHYANTLLFEDGSLNTRFSNSRPDCDLCATCKVGVVNRVKQDSEKVIVIGDGYSDKYITQCADYLFAKEKLRDVCEQSGIAYYLFGTFQDVIIKMEECIVSNDGSDKSVCGLESKVFDKCIALRTGVLK is encoded by the coding sequence ATGGATAGAAAGATGGACACTTATAGCGTATTTTGTGATTTTGACGGGACCATAACGGTTAAGGATACGACAGATGAAATATTGCGTGCATTTGCAGATAAAGAGTGGGAAAGCGTTGAGAATGAATGGCTGAGTGGTGCATTTGGTTCAGAAGAATGTTTGCGCAGACAAATGAAGCTTGTAAAGGCCACTGAGAATGAGTTGATTGCACTGTTAGATACGATAGAGATTGATCCTTTTTTTCTGCAGTTTGTATCCTTTTGCAAGAAAAAGAATATATCGGTTACTGTAGTAAGTGATGGTTTTGATTATATTATTAATTATATATTAAACAAACATCAATTAGGGCATTTGCCGCATTATGCGAATACGTTGCTTTTTGAGGATGGTTCGTTGAATACACGCTTTTCTAATTCGCGTCCTGATTGTGATCTTTGCGCAACGTGCAAAGTTGGAGTTGTTAATAGGGTGAAACAAGATAGTGAAAAAGTAATCGTTATTGGTGACGGTTATTCTGATAAGTATATAACGCAATGTGCGGATTATCTTTTTGCAAAGGAAAAATTAAGAGATGTTTGCGAGCAAAGCGGTATTGCATATTATCTGTTTGGCACGTTTCAGGACGTGATAATAAAAATGGAAGAATGTATTGTCTCAAATGATGGTTCAGATAAATCCGTATGTGGATTAGAATCAAAAGTATTCGATAAGTGTATAGCGTTAAGAACGGGTGTTTTGAAATAA
- the secA gene encoding preprotein translocase subunit SecA: MVGNILKLLFGTKFERDVKKFTPVVQKINEIEESYQSLPDDDVRAKTDEFKKRLAEGETLDDIMPEAFATVKNVCRRLCGTSWDVCDHPVAWDMVPFDVQLIGAIVLHKGKIAEMATGEGKTLVATMPLYLNVLSGKNAHLVTVNDYLAKRDSEWMGKVYEMLGVTVGCIQHDMSPQERKAEYAKDITYGTNSEFGFDYLRDNGLALSYEDCVQRGHNYAIVDEVDSILIDEARTPLIISGPSSVSSHVYDKLKPVVQDLVRKQTLLCNRLLKEVKEQYDKEGITGENEEIIGKKLFQVQIGTPRNKPLSKMIENPQIRRLMDKIDGEFHSDLRKKDLPVIKEEMLYIIEEKQHSVDLTEKGRDTISPGKPEEYMLPDIITMYQEIDGNEAFSDDEKEVKKQELQTYFDTLSERIHNLSQLLRAYSLFEKDVEYVVQDNRVMIVDEFTGRLMPGRRYSDGLHQALEAKEGVEIERETQTFATITIQNYFRMYDKLAGMTGTAVTEANEFSQTYKLDVCVIPTNRPIMRKDNQDVIYKTKREKYNAIVDDIASSYSEGQPVLVGTVSVESSEVLSRLLKRRAVPHNVLNAKYHQKEAEIVSLAGQRGAVTIATNMAGRGTDIKLGPGVLMKDEKTEDVSGGLCVIGTGRHEARRIDLQLRGRCARQGDPGQSRFYVSLEDDLMRLFGSDKIARVMERIGIEEGQELTHPLLSRSIETAQKRVEERNFSIRKHTLEYDDVMNKQREVIYNYRMQVLENEDLKELLDEMIDEVLEETIEEYASDKTHPSEWDIEGLCSWFNQTFRAVITYNPEENYSKSELNENFRSEIDKLYVLKVKYEGEEMVQRLLQYVKLTTIDRLWQEHLYNMDSLREGIGLRAYGQTDPLIAYKQEAFTMFSEMMSNIKTDIVSSFFKVAMYVPKEEETRRKVPTQLIHQEVSGLEMSSEEQMERAGQAQESRHGAMRPEGAALTPVKRESEKIGRNDPCPCGSGKKYKKCCGAGNS, translated from the coding sequence ATGGTAGGAAATATATTAAAATTGCTTTTTGGAACAAAATTCGAAAGAGACGTAAAAAAGTTTACTCCCGTTGTCCAAAAGATCAATGAAATCGAAGAGTCGTATCAATCATTGCCAGATGATGATGTGCGGGCAAAAACTGATGAATTTAAGAAACGACTCGCTGAAGGTGAAACACTCGATGATATTATGCCGGAAGCATTTGCAACGGTAAAAAATGTATGTCGTCGTTTGTGTGGAACCTCATGGGATGTCTGTGATCACCCTGTCGCCTGGGATATGGTGCCTTTTGATGTACAGCTCATTGGCGCGATAGTGCTCCATAAAGGTAAAATTGCGGAAATGGCTACGGGTGAAGGTAAAACACTTGTTGCAACAATGCCTCTTTATCTCAATGTTCTCTCAGGGAAAAATGCTCATCTTGTGACAGTGAATGATTATCTTGCTAAACGTGACAGCGAGTGGATGGGGAAAGTATATGAAATGCTTGGTGTCACTGTTGGTTGTATTCAGCATGATATGAGTCCTCAAGAGCGTAAAGCGGAGTATGCTAAAGATATTACCTATGGAACAAATAGTGAGTTTGGTTTTGATTATCTTCGCGATAATGGTCTTGCTCTTTCATATGAAGATTGTGTCCAACGCGGGCATAATTATGCCATTGTCGATGAGGTAGATAGTATTCTTATTGACGAAGCACGAACACCACTTATTATTTCCGGACCCTCATCAGTTTCTTCACATGTATATGACAAACTCAAACCTGTTGTACAGGACCTTGTTCGTAAACAGACATTATTATGTAATAGATTATTAAAAGAAGTGAAAGAACAATATGATAAAGAAGGCATCACGGGCGAAAATGAAGAAATTATAGGAAAAAAATTGTTTCAGGTCCAAATCGGTACACCAAGAAATAAGCCGCTTTCAAAAATGATCGAAAATCCTCAAATTAGGAGATTGATGGATAAAATAGATGGTGAGTTTCACAGTGATTTACGTAAAAAAGATCTCCCGGTAATAAAAGAAGAAATGTTGTATATAATAGAAGAAAAACAGCACTCTGTTGATTTGACCGAAAAAGGCAGAGATACAATCAGTCCCGGTAAGCCTGAAGAATATATGTTGCCTGACATTATTACCATGTACCAGGAAATTGATGGTAATGAAGCTTTTTCAGATGATGAAAAAGAAGTAAAAAAGCAGGAACTGCAGACATATTTTGATACGCTGAGTGAGCGCATACACAATCTATCACAATTGTTGCGCGCATATTCGCTGTTTGAAAAAGATGTAGAATATGTTGTTCAGGATAATCGCGTGATGATAGTTGATGAATTTACCGGGAGACTCATGCCGGGAAGACGATATAGTGACGGATTGCATCAAGCGCTTGAAGCAAAAGAAGGTGTCGAAATTGAACGCGAAACACAAACATTTGCGACAATCACTATACAAAATTATTTTCGTATGTATGATAAGCTTGCCGGTATGACCGGTACCGCAGTAACTGAGGCGAATGAATTTAGCCAGACTTATAAATTAGATGTGTGCGTTATTCCTACAAATAGACCTATTATGCGAAAAGATAATCAGGATGTCATCTATAAAACAAAGAGAGAGAAGTACAATGCTATTGTTGATGATATAGCTTCTTCGTATTCGGAAGGTCAACCGGTTCTCGTTGGTACGGTATCCGTTGAATCATCAGAAGTCTTAAGTAGATTGCTGAAAAGGAGAGCTGTTCCTCATAATGTTCTTAATGCAAAATACCATCAGAAGGAAGCAGAAATTGTATCGCTTGCTGGCCAACGCGGGGCGGTAACAATTGCGACTAATATGGCTGGTCGTGGTACGGATATAAAACTTGGGCCTGGTGTCTTGATGAAAGATGAAAAGACTGAAGACGTTTCCGGGGGCTTATGTGTTATCGGAACGGGAAGGCATGAAGCGAGGCGCATTGATCTTCAGCTGAGAGGTCGTTGTGCACGTCAAGGTGATCCGGGGCAATCACGCTTTTATGTATCATTAGAAGATGATCTCATGCGTCTTTTTGGGTCAGATAAGATCGCTCGCGTTATGGAACGTATTGGTATTGAAGAGGGACAGGAATTAACACATCCTCTTCTAAGCCGTTCTATTGAAACAGCGCAGAAACGTGTTGAAGAGAGAAATTTCTCAATACGTAAACATACATTAGAATATGACGATGTGATGAACAAGCAGAGAGAGGTGATCTATAATTATCGTATGCAGGTACTTGAAAATGAAGACCTAAAAGAACTTTTAGATGAAATGATAGATGAAGTTTTGGAAGAAACAATTGAAGAATACGCTTCGGATAAAACTCATCCATCTGAATGGGATATCGAAGGGTTGTGCAGCTGGTTTAATCAGACATTTCGTGCTGTTATCACCTATAACCCTGAGGAAAATTATAGTAAAAGTGAATTGAACGAAAACTTCCGTAGCGAGATAGACAAGTTGTATGTGCTTAAGGTTAAGTATGAAGGCGAAGAAATGGTTCAGCGTCTCCTTCAGTATGTTAAACTTACCACGATTGACCGCCTGTGGCAGGAACATTTGTATAATATGGATTCTCTGAGAGAAGGTATTGGGTTAAGGGCGTATGGACAGACCGATCCGTTGATTGCCTATAAGCAGGAAGCGTTTACCATGTTTTCTGAGATGATGAGTAATATTAAGACTGATATTGTCAGCTCTTTCTTTAAAGTCGCCATGTATGTGCCGAAAGAGGAAGAAACACGACGAAAGGTGCCTACTCAATTAATTCATCAGGAAGTATCAGGGTTAGAAATGAGTTCTGAAGAACAGATGGAACGTGCCGGTCAAGCTCAAGAGTCAAGACATGGCGCGATGAGACCTGAAGGGGCCGCACTTACTCCGGTAAAACGTGAAAGTGAAAAGATTGGAAGGAACGATCCGTGTCCTTGCGGTAGTGGTAAAAAATACAAGAAATGTTGTGGCGCGGGAAATTCTTAA
- a CDS encoding AMP-binding protein has product MIRNIAGMAERVITGGRPSKVLRLAKSVSPAVIESMKRRNLKWTLGHVLNKSTFYKENLSGIDIDFTKIKHPSELGDFFTTSGDISQYPSESFLCGKPHRAFETTGSTGKPKRVYFSNKEFADLSRWGAASLYMLGMREADRVISTFDFAFWIPGITIQDMIKHVGAFHVVGGKIAPSEIVSRIDDYNFNVIMGDPSWIIQFTELVKDHKKYNVKLLLGGGEHVSDDIRKRIEEAWGADMILSYGSTEMGGASSSECLEKNGYHLNDFAFFFEIINPDKDGYGEVVFTTLVRDTMPLIRYRTGDIARFIEDTCPCGMQTKRLSKIRGRVDDMVVLGAGNMFPWIFESILHDIPEISNDWQVAVLKPECQDVLEFRMEKVSNDETAILDKVKTNIRKRFNDIWKNYEVGMCDIRFSLHERGSLRKGRKIKRLIDERINTN; this is encoded by the coding sequence ATGATAAGAAATATTGCAGGTATGGCAGAACGTGTTATAACTGGTGGCAGGCCTTCTAAAGTCTTGCGTCTTGCAAAATCGGTAAGTCCGGCGGTTATAGAGTCAATGAAACGGAGAAATCTTAAATGGACTCTAGGGCATGTTCTTAATAAATCGACATTTTATAAGGAAAATCTTTCCGGGATAGATATTGATTTCACTAAGATCAAACATCCGTCTGAACTCGGTGATTTTTTCACCACATCTGGCGATATATCTCAGTATCCTTCGGAATCATTCTTATGCGGTAAGCCTCATAGAGCATTTGAGACAACTGGTTCGACCGGTAAGCCGAAACGCGTTTATTTCTCAAATAAGGAATTTGCAGATTTGTCGCGTTGGGGTGCGGCGAGTCTTTATATGCTCGGTATGCGTGAGGCAGATCGCGTTATAAGTACCTTTGATTTTGCTTTCTGGATACCAGGGATAACCATTCAAGACATGATTAAACACGTAGGTGCGTTTCATGTGGTTGGCGGGAAGATAGCTCCATCTGAGATCGTTAGCCGTATAGATGATTATAATTTTAATGTCATTATGGGTGATCCTTCCTGGATTATTCAATTTACAGAACTTGTCAAAGATCACAAAAAATATAATGTAAAACTACTTCTTGGCGGTGGAGAACATGTTTCCGATGATATCAGAAAACGCATAGAAGAGGCGTGGGGAGCTGATATGATATTGAGTTATGGTTCTACCGAAATGGGTGGTGCATCATCATCTGAATGTCTTGAAAAAAACGGGTATCATTTGAATGATTTTGCGTTCTTTTTTGAAATTATTAATCCTGATAAGGATGGGTATGGAGAAGTAGTTTTTACGACACTTGTAAGGGATACCATGCCTCTTATCCGGTATCGTACTGGTGATATAGCTCGTTTTATTGAAGATACATGTCCGTGTGGAATGCAAACAAAAAGACTTTCTAAAATTCGTGGGCGAGTTGATGATATGGTTGTTTTAGGGGCAGGAAATATGTTCCCTTGGATATTTGAAAGTATTCTTCATGACATACCTGAAATTTCAAATGATTGGCAAGTGGCAGTATTAAAACCTGAATGCCAAGATGTCTTGGAATTTAGAATGGAGAAGGTATCAAATGATGAAACTGCTATTCTGGATAAAGTTAAAACGAATATTCGCAAACGATTTAATGATATATGGAAGAATTATGAAGTGGGTATGTGTGACATCAGGTTTTCGCTACATGAGCGTGGATCATTGAGAAAAGGGAGAAAAATAAAGCGGCTTATTGATGAGAGAATAAACACCAATTAA
- the lnt gene encoding apolipoprotein N-acyltransferase: MKNNNIALYVLSILSAFLLILSFPYFNIHYLAWFFLVPVFIGCSLAGVSDYVKRLGWYLFGLVFFFTVLYWVIHVTGVGYIALCLYVALYFLLFMYIMDKIIERKRSIILWAPIVWVALEFVRSVLFTGFPWALVGASQVSYLHLIQIASLTGVWGVSFFVVLLNAFIFENVYLGIIKKEGVKSYTTTLLAIVMVGGTYIFGAKELSSEKQDAQYIPFNISVVQPNISQDIKWDKRHKDYINKRFKNLTLELKGENPDLVIWPESCVQGEIRYDQNIYEHVSSITRAIDAPILLGSQDIEFGKEWIFYNSAFLIHPKHKLMGSYKKVHLVPFGEYVPFAERVPFIRKMTPIQIDFHEGDEYTIFGIPQLYKRWKDESGEIKSHIRIIRFATIICFEDIFPGLVREFAAQHIDFIVNITNDAWFKKTSAQMQHAYLSVFRAVENRTYLIRAANTGYSCVIDPYGRIVKDIRDKNGSSLYVPGHFTFPLRSVHKRTVYTQYGNYFPKGCMIITLLGIVIFYVRNRYSRRRR, translated from the coding sequence GTGAAGAATAATAATATAGCGTTATATGTCCTTTCAATCCTATCGGCGTTTTTACTGATTTTAAGTTTTCCCTATTTTAATATTCATTATCTTGCATGGTTCTTTTTGGTGCCTGTTTTTATCGGATGCAGTCTTGCGGGCGTCTCAGACTATGTTAAACGTCTCGGATGGTATCTTTTTGGTCTGGTGTTTTTCTTTACTGTTCTTTACTGGGTAATACATGTTACCGGCGTTGGCTATATAGCATTATGTTTATATGTAGCGCTCTATTTTTTACTTTTTATGTATATTATGGACAAAATAATTGAAAGGAAACGATCAATTATTTTATGGGCCCCGATCGTGTGGGTAGCGTTGGAATTTGTCCGTAGTGTACTTTTTACCGGTTTTCCTTGGGCATTAGTGGGTGCTTCACAGGTATCATATCTTCATCTTATTCAGATAGCGTCACTGACCGGCGTATGGGGCGTATCATTTTTTGTTGTTCTTTTAAATGCATTCATATTTGAGAATGTATATCTTGGCATCATTAAAAAAGAGGGAGTAAAAAGTTATACTACGACATTATTGGCAATCGTGATGGTGGGGGGAACATATATATTCGGGGCAAAAGAGCTTTCATCAGAGAAGCAGGACGCGCAATATATTCCTTTTAATATTTCGGTCGTGCAGCCAAACATTTCTCAAGATATTAAATGGGATAAACGGCATAAGGATTACATAAATAAGCGGTTTAAAAATCTGACATTGGAGCTCAAAGGTGAGAACCCCGATCTTGTTATTTGGCCTGAAAGCTGTGTTCAGGGAGAGATACGCTATGATCAAAATATTTATGAGCATGTTTCCAGTATAACGCGAGCAATCGATGCACCGATCTTACTGGGTAGTCAGGACATTGAATTTGGCAAAGAATGGATTTTCTATAATTCGGCGTTTCTTATTCATCCTAAACATAAACTTATGGGAAGCTATAAAAAGGTGCATCTGGTGCCGTTTGGCGAGTATGTTCCATTTGCTGAAAGAGTACCTTTCATAAGAAAAATGACACCAATACAAATTGATTTCCATGAAGGGGACGAGTACACGATTTTTGGAATACCGCAATTATATAAAAGATGGAAAGACGAATCAGGTGAGATTAAATCTCATATTCGCATAATACGTTTTGCTACGATAATATGTTTTGAAGATATTTTTCCCGGGCTGGTAAGAGAGTTTGCTGCGCAGCACATTGATTTTATTGTGAATATTACCAACGATGCTTGGTTTAAGAAAACAAGCGCTCAAATGCAGCATGCTTATTTATCTGTGTTTAGGGCTGTAGAAAATAGGACGTACCTCATAAGGGCAGCTAATACAGGGTATTCGTGTGTTATAGATCCCTATGGGAGGATTGTAAAAGATATTCGTGATAAAAATGGTAGCTCACTTTATGTTCCCGGACATTTTACCTTTCCATTAAGAAGCGTTCATAAGCGCACTGTGTATACACAATATGGTAATTACTTTCCTAAGGGATGTATGATTATAACGCTTTTGGGTATAGTAATTTTTTATGTGCGAAACAGGTATTCTCGAAGAAGAAGATAA